cacattcacaaaaggtatcatttcatacgagaatatatcgagaaggagatcatcaacgttgaacacataccaggaactgagcagaaagcaaaTATATTGataaaggcattagctcggatcaagtttgaagaaatgagacaactgattggagtacaagatatgtcacaggtaaggttgaagcttaacggagagaatgttggttaaacttcaacatagaagtcactaacaagctggttaggacaagattaggaaattgatgtaatcctaagggaattagaagtcatctagttctaagaaaaggaaagacatgtaataagataataggactaggaaaaggaattcatagttctatatatatatgatcaccaaagttgtggttgattatATGAGGAAGATTAgaacttgtgtttagttttgagagattttctaaacatcaataaagagagttgtctttatataaactAAGTTTCATCTTACAGTTGCCATTAAACCTTACTCATTCAAGACTCATTGTTGAAAGTGAAACAGGAAGCATTTTGCACTTCCAATGCTAGTCTCAGAATTTAAATATGAAATTACAATGTTTTTCAGGTTTGCCTTGGATATCTTCCTTGTTCGATTCATTTAGCTTTGAAACAACACAAACTTTTTCAAATTCACATCTTTACTACAGATCTTGTTACAGAGATTCTCAAACTCAGTAGACTTCAAACCAGAAATCTAAGTAAACAACTAAGTAAGAAACCAGACAATATTTAAAGTAagaacattaaaaaaaataaactgaAAGAATAAGCTCAACCCAGTTCCTTAGTAAAGGTTCTGATTAACAATGATTTTAAGCAGTTTCTGATGGCTTTTGCATGCCATTGTTAACAGTTGGAGGATTAGTGATCTTAGGATTGGCAGTAACTTCTATCTTTTCAAATTTGGATATGATGATATCGGTGGTATTGACATCGATCTTGGCACTCGACATTATCTGCACATTCAGGTTTTGGTTCGGTGATATCGGTGACAACTGAACTGGCATTGCTCTTGCCACTTGCATAATCTATCATGAAGCGCTCAAGATCATCTATATATCCATTTTGTCGTTCCATGTCGGTGAACATCTCTTTCATGTCCCTAGCTTTGATCTTAAACTTCTCACTCTCTTCACCCACCATTAAAACCCTCAACGATCTGGTCAACGACTCCCTCGTGGCAAGGGAGGCAACATACTCCCCATTTGGATAACGGGCTTCTTGTACACGACATTTTTAAGTAGCTCAAACCACTCTCCTTCAAACTCAGTACAGCTCCGAACGAACACAGCATCCGTGTTCTTGAGAACACTCCCGAACCGTAACGAGTCGGACACACCAGAAGCATTTTCCACGATATCAAAAGCCTTATTGGCTTCAAATGGACGGAAAACTATGTCAGAAGGAAATGGAACCCATGGAGGAGGAACAGTAAAATGTTCAGGAAGTGATCTGGAACCTCCATCTTCACCCATCAAAACTGCTGGCGGACCATAGAATGTCATAGACGATGCATTGAAGACACTCAAATAAGCACACGGAATGCCGAACTTTGCAGCAATTGGGGTAGGTAACAGTGATGAGCAAAATCATGAATGATCCAGTCAGGTGAAGTTTCACAAGTTTCCAAGTACTGAGCAAATGGTAAACTAAGACCATCAAATGCAACCTTGAGATACTGGATTTTATCATGAGGACAATCTGTTGTGGCTTCTGCATGTTCAGGCAGGTTTCATTTTCAGGCAAAGGGAGTGTAACTGAGTGTATTGATGAGATAAATGTGAAGGAATTTTAGGAAGTCTTTGAAGATTTCTAGGTGTAAATGAATGAAAGGAATATATCTATGCCCTGTTTGAGCTAAACATTTTGAGAGCTCAAGGAAAGGAATGATATGACCAAAAGCCAACCATGGAAACATAACAATGTTAAGAGGTTTCTTATTGAGATCAGCCATTATGGAAAGCTCTGAAAAGACTAGGGATGAAGAGATATGAAATGATGCTTACAAATTTTTGTTGAGTGATATGTTAGATGCACCAAAtgcgcatatatatatatatatatatatatatacaagattattatTTTAGAGggaaaaaatacggtttagtccaaaatcccatccaaatatactatttagtcctaacccattcaactaggtataaattagtccttttttatggaaagtacacaaataaccttcctggtttacaatttagtccaaatatttgcagtttCGTTCAAAGTGACTCATGACGATAACAGcggttttaaataatataaaaaaattaaaatcaatttatctttcgaaccgtttgtccaaaattcgcaaattttatatattcgaaaAGTTTTTCCGAgataaaaagagtacccatacgactataattctcatttttgaaaaatctttgtttaTGCTGGTGTGcaaatatgtacacatctacaaaaatttAAGGAGAGCAAAAACGGATTTATGGAGTGCAAAAATCGTAGTTGACTCGATGATCAGATCGATTTCTATATATACGTATGAATCGGACATTTAACCTTAATAACCATACAAACGCTCACCCTAACAACATCAAAAGAAGACTTAAACTGTGTCACTAAATCCTAATCCTCTCTGCCATTAACTAAAAAACATAAACCACATTGCCAACCCCCAACGTTCTCTGCCATTAACAAATGTCTTATTTAAAACATATCTGTTTGACCCTTTATAAAAATGCGTGTGATGCATCACTGAGAAGGGATTTCCTATTATTCATATTGATGTTGTTGTATTATAATGAATGaggatttattttttgttttcctaCTGTGATTGAAACTGTTAGTAGTAAAAATTGTTACAACCAATCTGGCATCTGCCCAAGTGAAGGTTTGGTCTCGATTAAGTTGCAGATGAGATAGTCtcaaatttaaaaataatttacTCAACCAATCTCTGCAATTAGTCGTGATACTCATCATTTCCCTATTCATTACCAAAGATTTCTTCGGCACTTCTAAAATGATTACGCATATCATCTCTTGGTTCTGTTTTTAGATTAGACTGACGAAACAATGCAAGAATAAGACTCGTCGCCATTAGCGGAAGTTTCAGTTTTGATGGAATGTTTATGGTTAACCAGTTTGGATTTTGGAAACAAGTGCGTGTTTTTGAAAATTGTGTCTGCCAAATGAGGATAATTCTGTCTGATTTATACAAATATATAAAAACGGTTGTGAGTACCGAGTCGACTTTGATTTCTGCATTCCTCGAATCcgtttttgctctccctctaacaaaaatcaaatCCAAAGATAAGACAAGACGaggtgcaccagtttgtacacaACATACAGCTTGAATCGTCCACATAAGCACTAACAAGCATGCTATTAGAATCTTACACATAGCAAGTACCTAATAACATAGTAAGCATGCTATTAAAATCAGAAAATCCAGAAAAGCGTTCATCTACAAAACctgttcattgttcttctccaCTTTTTTAAGCTCCTTCGAAAAGTACCCAAACACATAACAAGCATGTTATTAAAATCATTTCACGATATCGAAAAAAACAACTTATGATTTCATCAAGaattagttttttcttttatatttttgagaGAGCACAATGTTGTGCAATTATGTACACTCCTACAAAAATCTAATATCCATACCCACAAAACAGAccatatattattgagatagcactatggtgtacaactatgtacacacctaaaaaatccaactaatccaacaTCCATACACACAAAACAGGTCATATATATTATTGAGATCGTATAATGGTGTCCAATGgtgcacacacacacaaaaatcaTAGATATTAACGGTGTTCTACCGGTAATTTAGTCTTTAGAGAAATATTCAAGGAAGACTCACACTACAGTTCAGTTATACTTCTGTCATCAAAATTGAAATGCATCCAAAAGTCCTAATGTCCACTAGCCGATCGTCGTTGTCGATACACTCCAGCAGCTAGACAGAGGTTCGAATGATTCAAGAATGAAAATAACCttcaaattaaacaacaaacttGATCTGAAAATGAAATGAAGCCACTCTAAACCAAAAAAATATACGTGCACACATTCTATAAAAATGGAAATACAACTAGTAACATGAGTCTGTTCAAGTGAACTATGTGTTGATATGAAATGTAATGAGGTGAGAAGTTAAATTGAAACAACTTTGTGCACATCATAGTCTGTTGCTCATGAAGGCAGGAGGCAcctgcaataatggaatttgcagcaAAGATGCATCTGTATAGCAATGTCAttaatcaacaggtgtacaattacGTACACATTGAAAATgaacaggtgtacaattatgtacacattgaaAATCCAACCCATCATATGCTAAATCAGAAAACTTATTTGCCTTTGGAGCTCTATTCAATACACTTTTATTGAAAGAGATGGGAACTCCACTTCccatatataaaaaaattaaactcGGGTTAAAATTAGGCTGCAAGGCATTTTAAGAAATGACATCGTACACAACAAATCTTTACCTAAAATGAATCTTTGGAAGAATAGGATGCACACAActaataagttttcttttttttttatttactatAAAGGTTTTAGATCGTGCTAACGATAGTTTTATGACCAAACATAAAATGAACAACAGTGGACCAAGCATATGCCACAGCTTAAAAATAAAATCTTTCGTGTACAAACATGCATTCATAGATTCTGTGTTATACATTATATCTTTCAAGACACTACCAAGTCTCTAACTTAATAATAGGCATAAGTCATTTCATCTTAAGGTTCTTGCAGTCGGGAATACAAAATAATCTACCAATAATAAAGCAGCAGAGCATCTTTTCAAGAGAAAAAGATAGCTCTTGATACTCTTAGTAAGTTCTCAAGTTCACCTTCCAAGATAAGGGGCACCATCCATGTTGACCCTGGCATACAAAGCACTGGGACCAGGTTTTCCATCTACTTCCTCGCTGGTCTTTGTAGTAGTCGCCAATGTATTTTTATGTACACATTatcaatcaacatgtgtacaactagaTACACATTATCAATCATCAAGTATGTGTACATGTATGCATCAAgaatcaatatgtatgtgtacaAGTATGTGCACATTAATAATcagcatgtgtacaattatgtacatatTATCAATTAtcaagtgtacaactatgtacacccaaaacatgtgtggaaaaaaGACTCTAAATTGGATGATTTGGACCATCCCGTCTAATATCACTATGTACACGTTAGCTTAAAAAGTATGAAACTAACTATAGAAGTATAGCATCGTTGATGCCTTTCTAGTAAATTAGTAAAGTCATCCAATGTGGAATCCTTATGTTATACTTAAGCTTGTGAAATTAATATTTGTTGGTTTACATAATCACCCCAGAGGCTAAAAAAATGTTGCACAAGACGGGGCAACCAAAACAAATGCCATGAGCCTATCAGTTACTATTGTCCTACAAGTGAATAACGCAAACCACAATGAAAAGGAACAAGCGGAATAGTATAACTATCAAAGAGATGAACTGGAAAATAAATCATCAAAGAGATTTAGATACTAAGAATATTGTGGTTTAGACATGAAACCATGAAACTATAAAATGCTATAAAATGTCGGCACTAATATGTATGTGATATACTCCTAGGGAGCAGATTCCACCTTGAAGATACAAGCTTGTGGTTTTACATTCACCGAATCCCCATCCCTATCTTTCACGTGTATGATCTTTTGCTACTGACTGTAGTGGAATCCCACTATCCACCTTAACACTCCGTACTAGTTTATTACGAGCAATAGGTAGTTAAAGGTCATCTTCATTTATTTGCATATTTTCTAGTTCCCTATTGTAACACCAAGAATTAAATAGTTAAATAGTTACCATGATATATACACACGGAGCATGACGATCCAGAAAATAAGTTGAGTA
This is a stretch of genomic DNA from Papaver somniferum cultivar HN1 chromosome 1, ASM357369v1, whole genome shotgun sequence. It encodes these proteins:
- the LOC113289165 gene encoding uncharacterized protein LOC113289165 isoform X2, which codes for MIICLYFPLSLFFSVFLRRESIAISGKCTRKQQIFSFWRSGDPTFEGTQLIFWIVMLRVYISWSLKKWRRTMNRGRAKTDSRNAEIKVDSVLTTVFIYLYKSDRIILIWQTQFSKTRTCFQNPNWLTINIPSKLKLPLMATSLILALFRQSNLKTEPRDDMRNHFRSAEEIFGNE
- the LOC113289165 gene encoding uncharacterized protein LOC113289165 isoform X1 encodes the protein MIICLYFPLSLFFSVFLRRESIAISGKCTRKQQIFSFCHFLMHCIHFPRRSGDPTFEGTQLIFWIVMLRVYISWSLKKWRRTMNRGRAKTDSRNAEIKVDSVLTTVFIYLYKSDRIILIWQTQFSKTRTCFQNPNWLTINIPSKLKLPLMATSLILALFRQSNLKTEPRDDMRNHFRSAEEIFGNE